The window TCTCACTGTTCCTTTTGTTTTGAGTACATCTAAGTCTCCCATATAAGGCTGATTGCTCAATGGGGACAGTTCTAATGCGTTGGAAAGTTGGCTAAATAACCCGATCCAGATAAATAATAACATCCTGCTCACATCCACACTCCATGTTGATGTTTTGTTAAAAGTTATCTATTGAAGATACTGCTTATGCTGCCATTCATCAAGTTTACCAGACGAAGTTCAAAAAAAATCGCGCTAATAAATTAGCGCGATTTTGAAGTGATTGTTTTAGTTAACGACGAGTGTGATTCGCTGACTAGGGCAGTGGGTTGAGCTCAATCAAGGCTTCTGTTCTTTTCACAGCGTCTTCTAGTCCAAGCTGCTCGTAGGCTTCTAACTGTATTTTCAGAGATTTACGCGCAGCAATGGTGTCTGGGTAAGTCTTTTGCAACTCTTGTGTTCTGTTTATAGCTGCAATCCACGCTTCGCGACGCAGGTAGAAATCAGCGGTTGCTAAGTCATACTCCGCTAGGCGGTTTTTCAGTGCGAACATGCGTTTTTGTGCATCTTCAGCGTATGGGCTTGCAGGGAAACGTTCTAACAGTCGTTTGAAATCAGCAAACGCAAGTTTTACTGGTTCTGGATCTCGGTCACTACGATCGATATTAAAAATATCGTGCATGAAGTTTCGATCTTGAGCCATGTGTGTCAGGCCACGCATGTAAAGAACCCAATCCTGTTTTTCATGAGTAGGGTTTAAGCGTAGGAATCGTGAAATGGTGGCAAGGCCTAATGCCAAGTCATCATTTTTGTAGTACGCGTAAATCAGATCGAGTTGTACTTGTTCAGAATAGGCGCCGAATGGGTAACGAGAGTCTAGGGCTTCTAGCTTTTCGATTGCAGAAAGCCAGCTACCACTCTGCAGTGATTCTTGGGCGTCAGAGTAAAGAACCGATGGCGGTACATCCGGTACTATTTCTTCACTACTTGAACAACCAACTAAGAGTGATACGGCTAATAGACCCGATAAAGTAAGGTGTTTCATGTCAGGCGTCGATTCCTTGAATTAAATATTTCGTAAGCTTCCGTTACTTTCTAACCAGTAACAGATACAATGATGCAATTATTCTATTTTATCCATACTAATGGGTATTAGTCTCACGGTTTTTAAAAAAGTTCGATATGGCTCAGCAGATAACATTAACAGACACAGTAAAAAGCAGCCAGTTAGGTCAACGTTTAGACCAAGCTGTCGCTGAACTATTTACCGATTTTTCTCGCTCTCGTATTAAAGAGTGGCTTCTTGACGGCAAAATCCAAGTGGATGGCGAAGTTATCACTAAACCGCGCACCATAGTTTTGGGCGGTGAAGCGATCATCTTACAAGCAGAGCTTGCGGATGAAGAGCGCTGGGAAGCACAAGATATTCCGTTAGACATTGTCTATGAAGATGATGATTTATTGGTTATCAATAAACCTCGCGATCTGGTTGTACACCCAGGTGCAGGTACGCCGGATGGAACCATACTAAACGCATTGCTTTTCCATTACCCTCAGATTGCTGAAGTACCTCGTGCG of the Vibrio lentus genome contains:
- a CDS encoding outer membrane protein assembly factor BamD; this translates as MKHLTLSGLLAVSLLVGCSSSEEIVPDVPPSVLYSDAQESLQSGSWLSAIEKLEALDSRYPFGAYSEQVQLDLIYAYYKNDDLALGLATISRFLRLNPTHEKQDWVLYMRGLTHMAQDRNFMHDIFNIDRSDRDPEPVKLAFADFKRLLERFPASPYAEDAQKRMFALKNRLAEYDLATADFYLRREAWIAAINRTQELQKTYPDTIAARKSLKIQLEAYEQLGLEDAVKRTEALIELNPLP